A window of Lacibacter sediminis contains these coding sequences:
- a CDS encoding ParB/RepB/Spo0J family partition protein, whose translation MSTPGKKDALGKGIRSLLQSIDEDLKTTAGQLKPAVTEAVTSMLRIPISDIDVNPKQPRRDFDEQALKELADSIKMHDIIQPITVSKTSAGKYRLISGERRWRASKIAGLKDIPAYIRQANDQELLELALLENLQRENLNAVEIALSYKRLMEELDYTQEQVAERMGKDRTTVTNYIRLLKLPPDIQLAVRTGALSMGHARALINVDTIDKQLYVYHQVKQKELSVRQTEALVRQLYKSAPVKTAVKGSLPQAFQRIEDNLASQFGTKVKVNHSKKGNGSILIEYYSLEQFNQILKTLGTDVE comes from the coding sequence TACCCCCGGAAAAAAAGATGCGTTAGGAAAGGGAATCCGTTCCCTGCTGCAAAGTATTGATGAAGATCTGAAAACCACAGCCGGCCAGCTGAAACCAGCTGTAACTGAGGCTGTTACAAGCATGCTTCGCATTCCCATCAGCGATATTGATGTTAACCCCAAACAGCCCCGTCGTGATTTCGACGAGCAGGCGCTGAAGGAACTGGCCGACAGCATCAAAATGCACGACATCATTCAGCCTATCACCGTATCAAAAACAAGTGCGGGTAAATACCGTCTTATTTCGGGTGAACGCAGATGGCGTGCTTCCAAAATTGCAGGGTTAAAAGATATCCCGGCTTACATCCGCCAGGCAAATGACCAGGAATTGCTGGAACTGGCATTGCTCGAAAACCTGCAACGTGAAAACCTGAATGCAGTAGAGATCGCACTCAGCTACAAACGACTGATGGAAGAACTGGATTACACGCAGGAGCAAGTGGCAGAACGTATGGGGAAAGACCGTACCACTGTTACCAACTATATCCGTTTATTGAAACTGCCGCCGGATATTCAACTGGCTGTTCGCACAGGTGCGTTGAGCATGGGGCATGCAAGAGCATTGATCAATGTAGATACAATTGATAAGCAGTTATATGTTTATCACCAGGTAAAACAAAAAGAATTATCCGTTCGACAAACCGAAGCATTGGTTCGTCAATTATATAAATCGGCACCTGTTAAAACTGCTGTAAAGGGCAGTTTGCCGCAGGCCTTTCAGCGAATTGAAGATAACTTAGCATCGCAATTCGGTACTAAAGTAAAAGTGAACCATAGCAAAAAAGGCAATGGCAGTATCTTGATCGAATATTATTCGCTTGAACAATTCAACCAGATACTGAAAACGCTGGGCACCGATGTTGAATAA